CCAGTCGGCCAGATGCACGTGGCCGGCGAGCGTGGTGTTGTTGGCCAGGGTGGTGTGGTCATCGACACGGCAGTCGTGCGCGATGTGCGTGTACGCCATGATCCAGTTGTCGTTGCCCACGCGCGTGATGCCGCCCGCGCCCGGCACGCCGAGGTTGAAGGTGCAGAACTCGCGGATGACGTTGCGGTCGCCGATGACCAGTTCGGTCGGCTCACCGGCGTATTTCTTGTCCTGCGGGATCGCGCCGAGCGAAGAAAACTGGAAAATCCGGTTGTCGCGGCCGATGGTGGTGCGGCCCTCGATCACGCAATGCGCGCCGATGGTCGTGCCGGCGCCCACCCGCACATGCGGGCCGATGAGGGTGTAGGGCCCGACCGAAACCGAGGCGTCGAGTTCCGCCTTCGGATCGATCAGCGCTGTCGAATGAACCTGCGTCATGCCTTGTCGTAACTGCCGCAAGATCAGTTGATCTGGCGCATGGCGCACATCAGCGTGGCCTCGCAGGCGAGTTCGCTGCCGACCAGGGCGCGGCCCTTGAACTTCGAAATGCCGGCCTTCATGCGCTCGATTTCGACTTCGAGCGTGAGCTGGTCGCCAGGTTCCACGGGGCGCTTGAAGCGCGCGCCATCGATGGCCGCAAAGTAATAGACCGTGTTGTCGTCGGGCACGATGTCGAGCGAATGGAACGACAGCAGCGCCGCCGCCTGCGCCATGGCTTCGAGCATCAGCACGCCCGGCATGACCGGACGGTGAGGAAAGTGGCCGTTGAAGAACGGCTCGTTCATGGTCACGTTCTTGAGCGCCGTGATGCGCTTGCCCTTTTCCATGTCCAGCACGCGGTCCACCAGCAGGAACGGGTAACGGTGGGGCAGCAGCTTGAGGATTTGATGGATATCGAGCGTCGTCGTCATGATTTTCTGTTCCTGCATCGTCTTCACTTTTTCTGGGGGGCCTTTTCCAGCGCCTTGAGTCTTTCGCGCAGGCTGTGCAACTGCTTGAGCGTTGCAGCATTTTTTTCCCAGCTCGCATTGTCGTCGATGGGGAACATGCCGGTGTATTGGCCGGGCTTGCGAATGGAGCGCGTGACCACCGTGGCGGCGGACACGTGAACGCCATCGGCCACCGTGAGATGGCCCAGAACGATGGCGCCGCCGCCGAAGGTGCAGTGCGCGCCGATGGTGGCGCTGCCGGCCACGCCGACGCAGCCCGCCATGGCGGTGTGCTTGCCCACGCGCACGTTGTGGCCGATCTGAATGAGGTTGTCGAGCTTGACGCCGTCTTCGATGACGGTGTCGTCGAGCGCGCCGCGGTCGATGCAGGTGTTGGCGCCGATTTCGACATCGTTGCCGATGCGCACCGCACCCAGCTGCTCGATCTTGACCCAGGCACCTTCGTGCGGTGCCAGGCCGAAGCCGTCGGCACCGATCACCACGCCCGGATGCAGCAGGCAGCGCTCGCCGACGATGCAGTCTTCGCTGATCGTCACGCGCGACTTGAGGACCGTGCCGGCACCGACCTGCGCGCCCCGCTCCACCACGCACAAGGCGCCGATGCGCGCGGTGGCATCCACATGGGCTTCGGGATGAATGACCGCGGAAGGATGGATGCGATCGGCCTCCGGACGCGCATGGTGCGCCTTCCAGAGTTGGGTCAGGCGAGCGAAATAGAGATACGGGTCGGAGGCGACGATGAATGCACCGCGCGCGGCCGCCGCCTCGCGCATCGCGGGCGAAACGATCACGC
The Variovorax paradoxus genome window above contains:
- the lpxA gene encoding acyl-ACP--UDP-N-acetylglucosamine O-acyltransferase gives rise to the protein MTQVHSTALIDPKAELDASVSVGPYTLIGPHVRVGAGTTIGAHCVIEGRTTIGRDNRIFQFSSLGAIPQDKKYAGEPTELVIGDRNVIREFCTFNLGVPGAGGITRVGNDNWIMAYTHIAHDCRVDDHTTLANNTTLAGHVHLADWVTVGGLTGIHQFVSVGAHAMVGFASAVSQDVPPFMLVDGNPLAVRGFNVVGLRRRDFSVPRLAAVKQMHRLLYRQGKTLEEARAGIAALASETPEAAEDVALMERFLASSTRGIAR
- the fabZ gene encoding 3-hydroxyacyl-ACP dehydratase FabZ; protein product: MQEQKIMTTTLDIHQILKLLPHRYPFLLVDRVLDMEKGKRITALKNVTMNEPFFNGHFPHRPVMPGVLMLEAMAQAAALLSFHSLDIVPDDNTVYYFAAIDGARFKRPVEPGDQLTLEVEIERMKAGISKFKGRALVGSELACEATLMCAMRQIN
- the lpxD gene encoding UDP-3-O-(3-hydroxymyristoyl)glucosamine N-acyltransferase, which codes for MALQLGAIVDALGGELHGDAALPIERLAPLQNAQPDALSFLSHPKYQQELAACKAACVIVSPAMREAAAARGAFIVASDPYLYFARLTQLWKAHHARPEADRIHPSAVIHPEAHVDATARIGALCVVERGAQVGAGTVLKSRVTISEDCIVGERCLLHPGVVIGADGFGLAPHEGAWVKIEQLGAVRIGNDVEIGANTCIDRGALDDTVIEDGVKLDNLIQIGHNVRVGKHTAMAGCVGVAGSATIGAHCTFGGGAIVLGHLTVADGVHVSAATVVTRSIRKPGQYTGMFPIDDNASWEKNAATLKQLHSLRERLKALEKAPQKK